One genomic region from Armatimonadota bacterium encodes:
- a CDS encoding glycosidase encodes MDAPRLQRFDGNPILAPTSRWWENRWVFNCGATLYQNRVVLLYRAQGADWVSRFGLAVLEDGVRVVERSPRPVFEPALNNPWERLGVEDPRVTFLDGRYFICYTAASLYPALRPVRRRGPSPFDDNGVPWRTRIAIATTRDFVLFRRVGLAFRQWDDKNGALFPARIRGRYYLLHRIFPNIHLGTSLDLRRWRDLGPILTVRPGSWDSNRIGPGAPPLWTPYGWLLFYHGVDDSRVYRLGVALLDLEHPRHVLARAPNPILEPEEPYEREGLVPNVVFTCGAVELGDRYFVYYGAADSVIGVASVSRQALLQWAADAARTAPSVPARLIRAARREAYEVARHRRTG; translated from the coding sequence TTGACGGCAACCCCATCCTGGCGCCCACCAGCCGGTGGTGGGAAAACCGTTGGGTCTTCAACTGTGGAGCCACCCTCTACCAGAACCGGGTGGTGCTGCTGTACCGGGCCCAGGGGGCCGACTGGGTCTCCCGCTTCGGCCTGGCGGTGCTGGAGGACGGGGTGCGGGTCGTCGAGCGCAGCCCCCGTCCGGTCTTCGAGCCCGCCCTGAACAACCCGTGGGAGAGGCTGGGTGTGGAGGACCCCCGGGTGACGTTTCTCGACGGGCGGTACTTCATCTGCTACACGGCGGCCTCCCTGTATCCGGCCCTGCGGCCGGTCCGCCGGCGGGGGCCCTCCCCCTTCGACGACAACGGCGTCCCCTGGCGGACGCGGATCGCCATCGCCACCACCCGCGACTTCGTGCTTTTCCGCCGCGTGGGGCTGGCCTTCCGCCAGTGGGACGACAAGAACGGAGCCCTGTTCCCGGCCCGCATCCGCGGGCGGTACTACCTGCTCCACCGGATCTTCCCCAACATCCACCTGGGGACGTCCCTGGATCTGCGCCGCTGGCGGGACCTGGGGCCCATCCTCACCGTCCGGCCGGGAAGCTGGGACAGCAACCGCATCGGCCCGGGGGCACCGCCTCTGTGGACTCCCTATGGCTGGCTTCTGTTCTACCACGGGGTGGACGACAGCCGCGTCTACCGTCTGGGGGTGGCCCTGCTGGATCTGGAGCACCCCCGCCACGTCCTGGCGCGAGCTCCCAACCCGATCCTCGAACCGGAGGAGCCCTACGAGCGGGAGGGCCTGGTGCCCAACGTGGTGTTCACCTGCGGGGCGGTGGAGCTCGGGGACCGCTACTTCGTGTACTACGGGGCCGCCGACAGCGTCATCGGCGTGGCCAGCGTCTCCCGCCAGGCTCTGCTGCAGTGGGCCGCCGACGCCGCCCGGACAGCCCCCTCGGTGCCGGCGCGCCTGATCCGGGCCGCGCGCCGCGAGGCCTACGAGGTGGCCCGTCACCGCAGGACAGGCTGA